TTGTGCGTGGTGCGGGCGCAGAACTCGCGGACACAGCGGGACTGCCCGGCCTCTTCATCGCTGGTGAAGAGAAGGGCGCAGGGACCATGCGTGGTCTGGGCGGCGGCGAGCATGGCGGCCGCAGCCCCCTTGATGTCGCAGGCGCCCAGACCGATGGCCCGGTCGTCGGTGATGCGCAGCGTCCAGGGATCGGCCGAGTACCCCTCGGCCGCCGGGACCGTATCCAGGTGAACGTTGACCAGGACCTCGGGCTGGCCTCGCCGGGCGTAAAGCCAGACGTGGCCCTGGCCCAGATCGACCTCCTCGAACTCAAACTCCCCGGGAGCGTCTGCGAGCGCCCGGCGCACGTAGGCGAAGATCCCCTGGCCACCTTCCAGGGCGCGCGGCGGGTTGGTGGTGTTGAAGCTCACCAGCTCTCGAAGGTGGGCGAGTGTGATGTCGAGGAGGTCCTGGGCCATGGTGTTAGTCCTCGCTGTTAACGAGCGCGTGCAGCGTGGAGCTCTGACCGAGCAGCTTGATGAAGCCTTCGGCCTCGGTCACGTTCCAGTCAGCCGACTGCGCGTAGACCGCTCCCTGACGACGCAGAATGTGCGGGGAGTCGACTTTGATGACGTTGACCTTTCCGCCCCAGGTTTCCAGGGTGATGGTGCCGTTGACACAGCTCTGAGAGCTTTCGATGTAGGCTTCCAGGTCGAATTTAAGCGGTTCGTAGAAGAAGCCCTTGTAGACGAGCTCCACCCATTTCTGGGCGACCACCGGTTTGAACTGGTTCTGATACCCGGTGGAGACGGCCTCTTCCAGCGCGCGGTGAGCGCTCAGCAGGCAGGTCAGCCCGGGGGCCTCGAAGACGATACGTCCTTTAAGTCCCACGGTGGTGTCACCGGTGTAGTAGCCGCGCCCCACGCCGTAGGCACCAAAGCGCTTGTTGAGCGTGGAGATGAGCTCCGGGCCGGCGATGGGCTGGCCATCAAGCGCCACAGCGACGCCCTGCTCAAAGGTGATCTCCGCCCGCAGTGCTTCCCGCGGCCACTGGGAGGGGTGCGCCGTCAGCTGGTAGGTCTCCTCGCCGGGGGCTTCCCACTCGTCGACTTCGGAGCCGGAGGTGGTGACGCCGAGCAGGTTCTCGTTGATCGTGTAGCGGGAGGCCTTGGCGCGGGTGCTAAAGCCCCGCTCCTCGAGGAAGGCCTTTTCGTAGTCGCGCACATTGGTGTGGGCCTGCTGGATGTCGCGGATGGGCGCCAGGATCTCGAAATCTCCCAGAGTTTTGACGGTCAGGTCAAAGCGTACCTGGTCGTTGCCCATGCCGGTGCAGCCGTGGGCGAACTTGTCGGTCCCGAGCTCGCGGCAGAGCTGCAGGGCCTTGCGCACGATGATGTAGCGGTCCGAGCAGAGCAGCGGGTACTGGTTCTGGTAGATTTCGCCGCCCTGGACCAGAGGCACCACGACCTCTTCCCAGATGTCGTCGCCGCCGTCGACCGTGTGGTGGGCGACCGCCCCCAACTCCAGGGCGCGCTTCTCGATGTAGGTGCGTTCCTCGTCGTCGACCCCGCCGGTATCGACAAAGAGGGTGACCACATCGAGGCCTTTTTCTTTGAGGTAGGGGACACAGAAGCTGGTATCGAGGCCTCCAGAGAAGGCAAGTACGACGGTGTTGCTGGACATCTTGGGACTCCGTGGGGGAGGGCGCGCCGGCGCCCGGGGGGCTGATTCAGGGGGTGATGAGCTCGCTCATCAGGGCTTTTTGCACGTGGAGGCGGTTTTCGGCCTCCTCGATCACGAGCGAATTGGGGCCGTCGATCACCTCGTCGGTGACTTTGACGTTGCGACGGCAGGGCAAGCAGTGGCTGAAGAAGGCGTTGTCGGTGAGCGCCATCTTCTCGGCATCGACGATAAAGTGCTTGTGAGCGTCGCGCACCGGTTTTTCCTCGTCCCAGCGTCCGAAGTAGGGCAGTGCCCCCCAGGATTTCGCGTAGACGACGTGGGCGCCGGAGTAGGCCTCTTCAATGTTATGGGTCACCGTGAGGCTTCGGCCCTGGGAGGAGGTGTACTCCTGGGCCAGGCCCATGTAGCGCTCGTCGAGGCGGTAGTCTTCGTTGGGGCACAGGAGGGTGACATCCATGCCGAACTTGGCGGCGATCATAAGGGCGGAGTTGGCCACCGCGGTGTTGAGGGGCTTGGGATGGTAGGTCCAGGTGAGCACGAACTTCATGCCATCGACCATGCCCAGGCGCTCCTGAAGGGTGAGCATCAGGGCGAGTTCCTGGCAGGGGTGGGTGATGGTCTCCATGTTGATGACCGGCACGGTGGCGTGTTCGGCAAAGGCATGGATGATCTTGTCCTGGCGGTCCACCGACCAGTCCTGGAACTTTGGAAAGGCCCGCACCGCGATCAGATCGCAGTAACGCGAGAGCACCCGGGCGGCTTCGCGCACGTGCTCCTCGGCGTTTTGATCCATCACCGAGCCGAGTTCAAACTCCATCGGCCAGGAACCCTTTCCGGGCTCCAGTACCACCGCGTGGGCACCGAGCTGGTGGGCGCCAATATCGAAGGAGGAACGGGTGCGCAGGGAGGGGTTGAAAAAGATCAGCGCGATCGTCTTGTTGCGCAGCCGGGCCTGATAGGGCTCGGCCTTAAGGTCGCGGGCGTCATCGAGGATGGACTGGAGGCGGGAGCGGCTCCAGTCGGCGGTGGTCAGAAAATGCTGCATGGTCGCTCCATCATCGGCCGGGGGGCGGCTGAATGCGCCCGTCAAGGTGGCGGATGGTAGGAGCAAAGCAGGGGCCGGGTCAACGCCGGGGACCGTGAGCCTGCACCAGAAGGGCGGTGAGGTTATCGGGGGCGCCGCGGCTTAGGGTGAGCTGGGCGATGGCCTGGCAGGCGGCGCTCAGGTCGGTCGGATGGTCGCGCAGCAATCCGGCCATCTCTTCGTCATCAAGCGCGTTATGGACGCCGTCGGTTGTGGCCAAAAAAACATCGCCGGCTTCGAGTTCGGAGAAGGCGACGCTGACATCGACGCTGTACTGATTGCCGACCGCGCGGGTGAGCACGTGCTTGTAAGGGAAGCTCGCGACGAATTCCGCTGCATCACGGTGGGTGATATTGTGTCGCTCCAGGGTCTCTTCCAGCAGAGAGTGGTCGCGGGTGAGGCGCTCCAGTTGGCCGCGACGAAAGCGGTAGAGGCGGCTGTCGCCCACGTGTGACCAGTAAGCACGGGTTTCGTCGAAGGTCAGCGCCACCAGGGTGGTGCCCATGCCGCGTCGGCTGCCGCGTTCGGCGGCCTCCTGAAACACGGCGGCGTTTGCGAGCTTGGTGCCGGCGATCAGGTTGTGTTGCAGCGATCGTCGGTCGGCCGGGGTGCGCTCGATCATGTCGCCAACTTCATCGAAGTAAGCTGCCAGGGTTTCGATCGCCAGAATCGCCGCCAGCTCGCCGCCTTCATGTCCGCCCATGCCGTCGGCGATGGCAAAGAGGCGGCGGCTGGGGTGCAGGAGGTACACGTCCTGGTTGACGGTACGGCGCTTACCGATATCGGTGATGGCGGCAAAGCGCAGCTCCCAGCCTGCGGAGTGGGCGTAGTCCTCAATGGAGGCGGCGTGAGCGGCGGACTGGGAGGTATGCATTGCGGTCTCCGGCGTGCCCGGAAGGCGCAACACCGCCATCGCCTGAATCTGCGGCGCGCGATGAAACCTCCCCCCCGGGATCTGAGTCTTAGGATGGGTGCTAACTTCAAAAAAAGTAGGCGCCCGAAGTCAGAGGGCCAGGGGATGTCCGCAATGTTTTGAGGGGGGACAGGAGCGGGTTCAACGTCGCCGGTTGTAGGTGGAGGCGCGCGGAGGATTGCTGCGGAGGGAAAGCTATCTTCGAGTCGTATGCGAACCGGGGTCCTACTTGCGCTCGGGATATCAGGCCTCCGGGCCCGGAGAGGGCATGTGCCGAGTCATCGAAGAGGCTGATATTCGCCCTCCGTGGGGCGTAGATTGCTGGCAAATGAGCGGGGGAGAGTCTGATTCCGGTGGAGTCTGACCCCCCGGTGGAGTCTGACCCCGGGTCAGCATAAATGCGTGATAAATTGAGAGGAAAGTCTGACCCCGGGTCAGTTTAAGTGCTTGATGAATCGCGGATTTTTGACGGTCGAAGTCTGACCCTGGGTCAGGATAGGTGGCGGTCGAAGTCTGACCCCGGGCCAGCGTAAAGGGGGGATTGTATGGTGAGCGAAGTCTGACCCCGGGTCAGCGGCTTGCGGCGAGCGAAGTCTGACCACGAGCCAGCGGCTTGCAGCATAAATGCGTGATAAATTGAGAGGAAAGTCTGACCCCGGGTCAGTTTAAGTGCTTGATGAATCGCGGATTTTTGACGGTCGAAGTCTGACCCTGGGTCAGGATAGGTGGCGGTCGAAGTCTGACCCCGGGTCAGCGTAAAGTGTTGATTGTGGGGTGTTTTTTGGGGGAGTGTCGCGAATTGATTGCAACAAAAAGCCCCCGGCACCATGGGAGGTGTCGGGGGCATCCGCCTCTCGGCGCCGGGGGCGCGGTGAGCGGCGAGGGTGTTGCGAAATTACTTGAGAAGGTCAGCGACGACGGCGCGCTCCTCAAGGAGCTGCTTCTCGGTGACTTTCATCTTCTCGCGGGAGAAGTCGTTGAGCTCAATGCCCTGGACGATCTCGTAGCCGCCCTTACCGTCGCAGCGGACGGGGAAGGAGTAGATCAGCCCTTCTTCAATGCCGTAGGAGCCGTCGGAGGGAACGGCCATCGCGTGGTATTCGCCTTCGGGCGTGACGGTGAACCAGTCGCGCACATGGTCGATCAGCGCGTTGGCGGCGCTGGCGGCCGAGGAGGAGCCGCGGGCCTTGATGATGGCCGCGCCGCGCTGCTGAACCGTCGAGATGAAATCACCCTTGAGCCACTCGTGGTCGTCGATGACCTCGGTGACCGGCTTGCCCTGGATCGTGGCGTTGAAGAAATCCGGGTACATGGTGTTGGAGTGGTTGCCCCAGATGCCCATGTTTTTGACGGCCGAGACCGGCACACCGGCTTTGGCGGCAAGCTGGCTCTTGGCGCGGTTCTCATCAAGACGCGTCATGGCGGTGAAACGCTCATTGGGCACGTCGGGAGCGCTGTGCATGGCGATCAGGGCGTTGGTGTTGCAGGGGTTGGCCACGACGGCCACGCGTACGTCATCGGCGGCGTTGTCGTTGATCGCTTTGCCCTGGCCGGTGAAGATCGGGCCGTTGGCCTTGATCAGGTCGGCGCGCTCCATGCCCTGCTTGCGGGGCATACCACCGACGAGCAGCGCGATGTTGGCGCCGTCGAAGCCCGTCTTCAGATCGTCGGTAAGCACCATGTCCTGCAGCAGCGGGAAGGCGCAGTCGTTGATCTCCATGGCCACGCCTTCAAGCGCCTGGAGGGCCGGGGTGATCTCGATGAGCTGGAGAATGACCGGGGTGTCTTTGCCCAGCAGGTCGCCCGAGGCGATGCGGAAGAGCAGGGAGTAGTCAATGGAACCGGCAGCACCGGTGACAGCAACGCGGACAGGCTTCGTCATACATGCGCTCCTAAATCAAGCAGGTCGGGGTGGAGTGGCGAGCTAGAAAGACGCCGAAGGGGTAAGTCCTGGGCCCGGCAGTGTCAAGGGGCCGGGAGGAAGTTTGCGCCGGATGGCGCGAGATGAGCGGGCCGGCCACAGGAGCCGCCGCAAGGCCGCAGAGCCTGCGCGGTAGTGGTGGAGGCGGGGCATGCCTAACACCGCGTGGCCTGGCCGGGGGCGGGGAGGGCCGGTGAGGAGCCAGAGCAGACGCGGCGCGTCCGAGGATTCGGGACGCGCCGCGCAACGAGCAGAATTCGAGCCTGGGAACTCAGCGTTTTAAACGAGGGCTGAGGCCGGCGGAACCTTACTTGATATTTTCCGGCATGGTTTCGATCTCGGCGCTTTCGCGGAGTTGGGCAACGTACTCGCCGAGCGACTGCTGGAGGGCCTGGTTGCGCAGCTCGCGGGTCAGCTGATCCTGAACCGACTCAAAGCTCATCGTTTCTTCATCGCTGCGCTCGGTCACCTGGATGATGTGCCAGCCGAAGTCGGTGCGCACCGGCTCCGAGATCTCGTCGACCTGCATCGAAAAGGCTGCTTCTTCGAACTCCGGGACCATGCGGCCGCGGCCAAAGGAGCCGAGATCGCCGCCGGCCTGGGCCGAGCCGTCATCGGAGTTGTCCCGCGCGACCTGGGCGAAGTCGGCGCCCCCGGTGATCTGGTCGTGAAGGGCCTGGGCCTCCTGGCGAGCGCTCTCCCAGTCTTCGGGGGATTCGGAATCCACCCGCACCAGGATGTGTCGGGCGCGCACCTCTTCGCCGCGGGTAAAGGCTTCGGGGTTGTCGTCGTAGAACTGCCGGGCGTCGTCCTCGTTGGGTAAGGAGAGGCCATCGGCTAGCAGGATCTGCTCAATGGCCACGGCCTGGTAGACCGACTCGCGGATCTCTTCGGGGCTGATGCCGGTCTGGGCGATGTACTCATCGAAATCGATGGACTCGCCATACATTTCGAGAGCGCTGGCCTCGAACTCTTCGCGGTATTCCTGGAGACGAGCGTCGATTTCTTCGGGGCTGGGATCGACCCCGGAGTTGGCGATGGCCTGGTCGACCAGGTGCTGATCGATCAGGTTTTCGATGATCTGGGAGGACATCTGGCGCAGGAGTTCCGGGGGCAGCTGCGCCTGGGCCTGGAGCATTTCGACCTGGGAGTTGAATTCTTCGGCGCTGATCTCCTCGCCGTTGACCCGGGCGACCGGTCCGACGGCGGCGATGCCACCGGTTTCGCCTTCGGTCTGCTCCTGAGCGCCTTCTTCGGAGTCGAGGCTTGCCGAGCGGTACTGCGGCGCCTCGGTCCCGGTCGGCTCGTCGGGTACGGCGTTGCCTGAAGAGCAGGCAGCCAGAAGCAACCCGAGCAGGGCGATCAGGGTGGAGGATTTCAAAGGCATGGTGGTCTCCGTGGGATGCTCCGAGGCAAAAGTTGGAGCGATCATAAGCGTCATTATCAAGGGTGCGAGTCGGCCCGATGCAGCTGCCTCACGTAGAAGGGCAGCGTTCATAACACAGGCTGGTGTTCGGCGCACGCCGCCGGGGCCTGCCTTGATCCGTCAGCACGCACTCCGTAGCCGCGACCCGATGCGGAGTGTTGAAAGGTAGACGCCGCGCCGGTCTGTTCCAGGCTACCGGTGGCGAGGCGCCGGACAGGAGGTGTGCAGGTAAAACGTAGGAATGGCGGGGCGATGAGCTGACCGAGGGTCGGCAGTTTCGATGAGTTGTTGAGCGTCAAGCTGTGACCGAGGGGCGTCAAATCGAACGCTTTCTTCGTGCCAAAATCTGACCGAGGGTCGGAAATTTTTGAGAGTTTTCGGGCGTCAGAATCTGACCGAGGGTCGGTAAGATTGGGTCGTCAGAGTCTGACCGAGGGTCGGTAAGATTGGAGCGTCAGGCTGTGACCGAAGGTCGTCAAATTGGACGTTTTCTTCGTGCAAAGAACTGACCGAAGGTCGGCAGTTTTGATGAAGTTTCGAGCGTCATAGTCTGACCGAGGGTTGGCGCGCTCCGGAAGGGGCGGCGCGCTCCGGGGAACTGAAGGTCGGTGCGCTCCGCATTCATTCGACTGAATTTGGGGTGTCGGGGCGGGAGCCCGGGGGGTGAAAAACGTCAAAAATAGCCCGGGCGGTAGAAGGACCTACCCCCTCGACGTCCTGGAGCGCGGCGAGCGAGGCGGCCTTGATTTTGGTCAGGCTGCCGAAATGGCGCAGCAGTGCGCGTTTGGTCTTGGGGCCGATTCCGGGAATGTCATCCAGACTGGAGCGCAGGGTGGCTTTGCGGCGCAGCTGCTTGTGGAAGCCGATGGCGAAGTCGTGGGCCTCATCGCGCAGGCGTTGCAGGAGGTAGAGTTCGGCGGAGTTCTGACGCAGCACCACCGGGTTTTTTCGTCCGGGCAAGAAGACGCGTTCCGGGCTGCGGGTGACCTCCGGATCGTCAAACCCCACGTCATCCACGCGGCTTTTGGCCAGCGACACGACGTCGATGTGATGCAGGCCCAGATCTTCGAGCACTGCGGTTGCCTGTCCGAGCTGTCCTTTGCCGCCGTCGACCACGATCAGGTCGGGACCCTCGTCGTCGCCGTCGGCGACTTTGCGCAGGCGTCGGGTGAGCATCTCGTGCATGGATGCGAAGTCGTCCTGCCCCTGGACCAGACGCATTTTGTAGTGGCGGTACTCGTTTTTGGCCGGCTCCCCCTCGACAAAGCTCACCAGCGAACCGACCACCTGGGTGCCCTGCAGGTTGCTGATGTCGTAGCACTCAATGCGCCGGGGGAGGTTTTTGAGTTTGAGGCGAGCCTGGAGCTTCTCCAGCAGGTCGCGGGCGCGCTCCTCGCGGGCATGCTCCTCTTCGAAGCTATGGCGAGCGTTGGTCTGGGCGGTCTCAATAAGCGCCCGCTTAGCGCCGCGCTGCGGGGTCTGGACGTACACCTTATGACCGGCCAACTCGCCGAGAAGCTCCTCAAATGCTGCGACCTCCGCGGGGTCCAGGGTGATGGGCAGGAGCACCTCGTTGGGGACGTGGTTGCCAGCGTTGTAGTAGAGGTTCAGAAAGCTGGAGAAGAGCTCTTCGTCGGGAAATTCCTGGTCGGTATAAGAGAAGGACTGGGCGCCCTCCAGGCGTCCGCGGCGAATGAAGAGGATCTGAAACGTGAGGCGATCGCCCTGACGGTAGAAGCCAAACGCGTCGCGGTCGACCTCACGATGGCCCACGGCGACCTGGCGTTCGAGCACCTTTTCAATGGCCCGGATCTGATCGCGGTAGCGCGCGGCCAGCTCAAATTCGAGCGCTTCGCTGGCGTGTTCCATTTTGCTGCGCAGGCGCTCCACGAGCTCATCGCCGCGGCCCTCGAGAAACATCACCGTCTGGTTGACGTCCTGCTCGTAGCGCTCCCGGTCGACCGGGAGGACACAGGGGCCGGGACAGCGCTTGATCTGGTACTGCAGGCAGGGGCGAGATCGGTTGTGGAGCACGTGATCGGGGCAGGTGCGCAGCATGAAGTGCTTGTTAAGCACCTGCAGCGTCTGGCGCAGTGCGTGGGCGGAGGAGTAGGGGCCAAACTGGCGTTGACCGGGCCGCGCTTTGCCGGAGCCCTTGCTGCGGATGACCTCCACTCGTGGCCAGCGCTGGTTGCGATCGATGCGCAACGAGAGGAAGGATTTATCGTCTTTGAGCAGGACGTTGTAGCGGGGCTTATGCGCCTTGATCAGGGTGTTCTCGAGGATCAGCGCCTCTTTTTCGGAGGCGGTGATGATCGTCTCGATATCGCCCAGGATTCGGGGGAGCCGGCGCACAAAAGGGCGCGGATCGCCGTGGACCTGAAAGTAGTTGCGGACCCGGTTTTTAAGGTCTTTGGCCTTGCCGATGTAGATGATTCGGCCGCGGCGGTCGCGCATCAGGTAACACCCCGGCTCGTGCGGGATGGTCGCCAGGCGGGCCTGGATGTCGAAGAGTTCTTCGGAGGCTGCCATAGGTGGAGGAGCCTGGGTATGGGGAGGGGAACGAACGAGGGGATCAGGGGTCGACGCGGACCAGGGCGAACCAGGCGTTCATGGGATTGGCTTTGAACGCGCGACCGATGGTCACGTGCGTGGAGACGCCGCGCAGGCGGTCGACCATGCCGGCATAGACAAAGCGGCCCAGACGCGCGCGGTTGTCCAGGATCGCCGGCCAACTCCCAGGGCGTTCGGGCGGGAGTTCGCGGTAGTCGATGACCAGTTCGCCGTGCCGGTCATCATCGTAGGCAACGAAGTACCCGGGGCCGGTAATCCCCGAGAAGGTCTGATGGTTGTAGCCCCAGAGGACGCGGCGATTATCCGGGGTATGTTCGGCCGAGGGGAGGCAGAAACGTTTTTGAAAGTTGCGGAACACCGGCAGGGTGTTGCGCCCCTCGCAGATCACCTCGGCGAGCGGGGCAACGCCCTCGGGCACGATATCCCGGGTCGTCACGGGCCGGGAGCAGGCGTCGAAGAGGCGGCGTTGCAGCAATGGGGTCAGGCTGCGGACAAAGGCCAGGC
This window of the Lujinxingia litoralis genome carries:
- a CDS encoding N-acetylornithine carbamoyltransferase, with translation MQHFLTTADWSRSRLQSILDDARDLKAEPYQARLRNKTIALIFFNPSLRTRSSFDIGAHQLGAHAVVLEPGKGSWPMEFELGSVMDQNAEEHVREAARVLSRYCDLIAVRAFPKFQDWSVDRQDKIIHAFAEHATVPVINMETITHPCQELALMLTLQERLGMVDGMKFVLTWTYHPKPLNTAVANSALMIAAKFGMDVTLLCPNEDYRLDERYMGLAQEYTSSQGRSLTVTHNIEEAYSGAHVVYAKSWGALPYFGRWDEEKPVRDAHKHFIVDAEKMALTDNAFFSHCLPCRRNVKVTDEVIDGPNSLVIEEAENRLHVQKALMSELITP
- a CDS encoding malate dehydrogenase gives rise to the protein MTKPVRVAVTGAAGSIDYSLLFRIASGDLLGKDTPVILQLIEITPALQALEGVAMEINDCAFPLLQDMVLTDDLKTGFDGANIALLVGGMPRKQGMERADLIKANGPIFTGQGKAINDNAADDVRVAVVANPCNTNALIAMHSAPDVPNERFTAMTRLDENRAKSQLAAKAGVPVSAVKNMGIWGNHSNTMYPDFFNATIQGKPVTEVIDDHEWLKGDFISTVQQRGAAIIKARGSSSAASAANALIDHVRDWFTVTPEGEYHAMAVPSDGSYGIEEGLIYSFPVRCDGKGGYEIVQGIELNDFSREKMKVTEKQLLEERAVVADLLK
- the uvrC gene encoding excinuclease ABC subunit UvrC — translated: MAASEELFDIQARLATIPHEPGCYLMRDRRGRIIYIGKAKDLKNRVRNYFQVHGDPRPFVRRLPRILGDIETIITASEKEALILENTLIKAHKPRYNVLLKDDKSFLSLRIDRNQRWPRVEVIRSKGSGKARPGQRQFGPYSSAHALRQTLQVLNKHFMLRTCPDHVLHNRSRPCLQYQIKRCPGPCVLPVDRERYEQDVNQTVMFLEGRGDELVERLRSKMEHASEALEFELAARYRDQIRAIEKVLERQVAVGHREVDRDAFGFYRQGDRLTFQILFIRRGRLEGAQSFSYTDQEFPDEELFSSFLNLYYNAGNHVPNEVLLPITLDPAEVAAFEELLGELAGHKVYVQTPQRGAKRALIETAQTNARHSFEEEHAREERARDLLEKLQARLKLKNLPRRIECYDISNLQGTQVVGSLVSFVEGEPAKNEYRHYKMRLVQGQDDFASMHEMLTRRLRKVADGDDEGPDLIVVDGGKGQLGQATAVLEDLGLHHIDVVSLAKSRVDDVGFDDPEVTRSPERVFLPGRKNPVVLRQNSAELYLLQRLRDEAHDFAIGFHKQLRRKATLRSSLDDIPGIGPKTKRALLRHFGSLTKIKAASLAALQDVEGVGPSTARAIFDVFHPPGSRPDTPNSVE
- a CDS encoding argininosuccinate synthase; its protein translation is MSSNTVVLAFSGGLDTSFCVPYLKEKGLDVVTLFVDTGGVDDEERTYIEKRALELGAVAHHTVDGGDDIWEEVVVPLVQGGEIYQNQYPLLCSDRYIIVRKALQLCRELGTDKFAHGCTGMGNDQVRFDLTVKTLGDFEILAPIRDIQQAHTNVRDYEKAFLEERGFSTRAKASRYTINENLLGVTTSGSEVDEWEAPGEETYQLTAHPSQWPREALRAEITFEQGVAVALDGQPIAGPELISTLNKRFGAYGVGRGYYTGDTTVGLKGRIVFEAPGLTCLLSAHRALEEAVSTGYQNQFKPVVAQKWVELVYKGFFYEPLKFDLEAYIESSQSCVNGTITLETWGGKVNVIKVDSPHILRRQGAVYAQSADWNVTEAEGFIKLLGQSSTLHALVNSED
- a CDS encoding PP2C family protein-serine/threonine phosphatase yields the protein MHTSQSAAHAASIEDYAHSAGWELRFAAITDIGKRRTVNQDVYLLHPSRRLFAIADGMGGHEGGELAAILAIETLAAYFDEVGDMIERTPADRRSLQHNLIAGTKLANAAVFQEAAERGSRRGMGTTLVALTFDETRAYWSHVGDSRLYRFRRGQLERLTRDHSLLEETLERHNITHRDAAEFVASFPYKHVLTRAVGNQYSVDVSVAFSELEAGDVFLATTDGVHNALDDEEMAGLLRDHPTDLSAACQAIAQLTLSRGAPDNLTALLVQAHGPRR
- a CDS encoding peptidylprolyl isomerase; this encodes MPLKSSTLIALLGLLLAACSSGNAVPDEPTGTEAPQYRSASLDSEEGAQEQTEGETGGIAAVGPVARVNGEEISAEEFNSQVEMLQAQAQLPPELLRQMSSQIIENLIDQHLVDQAIANSGVDPSPEEIDARLQEYREEFEASALEMYGESIDFDEYIAQTGISPEEIRESVYQAVAIEQILLADGLSLPNEDDARQFYDDNPEAFTRGEEVRARHILVRVDSESPEDWESARQEAQALHDQITGGADFAQVARDNSDDGSAQAGGDLGSFGRGRMVPEFEEAAFSMQVDEISEPVRTDFGWHIIQVTERSDEETMSFESVQDQLTRELRNQALQQSLGEYVAQLRESAEIETMPENIK